A window of Streptomyces sp. SAI-127 contains these coding sequences:
- a CDS encoding histidine kinase, giving the protein MIDNLFRRRPRLCDAALPLGLFACSFPGSLVTLPGSDPAVAWWPGVLLTGLASVALLCRRNRPRGTTAVAMVCATAVSALGYILTVLLLGPLMTALYYLALRTDRRTAHTFALASIVCLISVALMAGPGDEPLVLNLLGPAAWLLLPVALGTTTRLRGAYLEAVQTRAEHAERTREEETRHRVTAERMRIARDLHDVVAHHLLLANIQAGTVSRMLPARPGEAGRIAVELAATTSSALRELKSTVGLLRHDADRATDSDRTPERTPGLAHLPELAASFRHAGLTVAVTTEGTVRPVSAGTDLTAYRIVQEALTNVTKHAAVDTAEVRLAYRAHDLLVSVVNDGPVYTDSPSPGGGYGLIGMRERARSAGGRIRSGHLVQGGFEVAVELPYHPECHAEEAAV; this is encoded by the coding sequence ATGATCGACAACCTCTTCCGCCGCCGCCCACGCCTCTGCGACGCGGCACTGCCCCTCGGTCTCTTCGCCTGCTCCTTCCCCGGGAGCCTCGTCACCCTGCCGGGCAGCGACCCCGCGGTCGCCTGGTGGCCCGGTGTCCTGCTCACCGGCCTGGCGTCCGTCGCACTGCTGTGCCGCCGGAACCGTCCCCGAGGCACGACGGCCGTGGCCATGGTGTGCGCGACCGCCGTGTCCGCCTTGGGCTACATCCTCACCGTCCTGCTGCTCGGCCCTCTCATGACCGCCCTCTACTACCTGGCCCTGCGCACGGACCGCAGGACCGCCCACACCTTCGCCCTCGCGAGCATCGTCTGCCTGATCTCGGTGGCTCTCATGGCCGGACCCGGTGACGAACCACTGGTTCTCAATCTGCTCGGGCCCGCCGCCTGGCTGCTGCTGCCCGTCGCCCTCGGCACCACGACCCGGCTCCGCGGCGCCTACCTGGAGGCCGTGCAGACCCGTGCCGAGCACGCGGAACGCACCCGGGAGGAGGAGACGCGGCACCGGGTCACGGCCGAGCGCATGCGCATCGCCCGCGATCTGCACGACGTGGTGGCCCATCACCTGCTCCTGGCCAACATCCAGGCCGGCACGGTCAGCCGTATGCTGCCCGCGCGACCCGGCGAGGCCGGGAGGATCGCCGTCGAGCTGGCCGCCACCACCTCGTCGGCACTGCGCGAACTCAAGTCCACCGTGGGCCTGTTGAGACACGACGCCGACCGTGCGACCGACTCCGACAGGACACCGGAGCGCACCCCCGGGCTCGCCCATCTGCCCGAACTCGCCGCCTCCTTCCGGCACGCCGGGCTCACGGTGGCCGTCACCACCGAAGGAACGGTGAGGCCTGTGTCCGCCGGTACCGACCTCACGGCGTACCGCATCGTCCAGGAAGCCCTCACCAACGTCACCAAGCACGCGGCCGTCGACACGGCGGAGGTACGGCTCGCCTACCGGGCCCACGACCTCCTCGTGTCCGTCGTCAACGACGGCCCCGTGTACACCGACTCCCCCTCCCCCGGCGGCGGTTACGGCCTGATCGGCATGCGTGAGCGGGCCCGTTCCGCGGGGGGCCGGATCCGTTCGGGCCACCTCGTGCAGGGCGGCTTCGAGGTCGCCGTCGAGTTGCCGTATCACCCGGAATGTCACGCGGAGGAAGCGGCCGTCTGA
- a CDS encoding zinc-binding dehydrogenase, protein MATMKSVHAAKDKVDVVDVERPVPGPKDALVRIRACGICGTDTFFLHLGGMPSGADGATRAIPLGHEPAGEIVEVGAEVRGLAVGNRVVVNPQGAPTGIIGCGGELGGMDEYLLIENAEVGTNVAVFPDDMPFDVAALNEPMAVARHAVNRSGAKPTDKVVVFGAGPIGLGATIWLKLGGVEHVTVVDVIPERLETALAVGADAVVDSATEDLTGRLKELHGEAANALGQPRVGTDVYIDAAGAPAVFDSVIANAKWHAKLVMVAVQKMGEVDLGGMLRSELTLIASQGYPTEIFEVTAELVEHRERFAKLISHRVPFSEVGRAFELALTPGAAEKVVVTFGEASHL, encoded by the coding sequence ATGGCCACGATGAAGTCCGTCCACGCCGCCAAGGACAAGGTCGACGTGGTGGACGTCGAGCGGCCCGTACCCGGCCCCAAGGACGCCCTCGTGCGGATCCGGGCCTGCGGGATCTGCGGCACGGACACCTTCTTCCTGCACCTGGGCGGCATGCCCTCCGGTGCGGACGGAGCGACGCGGGCCATCCCGCTCGGCCACGAGCCGGCCGGTGAGATCGTCGAGGTGGGCGCCGAGGTGAGAGGTCTCGCGGTCGGCAACCGGGTCGTCGTCAACCCGCAGGGCGCACCCACCGGCATCATCGGCTGCGGTGGCGAACTCGGCGGTATGGACGAGTACTTGCTCATCGAGAACGCCGAGGTCGGCACGAACGTCGCCGTCTTCCCCGACGACATGCCCTTCGACGTCGCCGCCCTCAACGAGCCGATGGCGGTCGCCCGGCACGCCGTCAACCGCTCCGGGGCGAAGCCCACGGACAAGGTGGTCGTGTTCGGCGCCGGACCGATCGGTCTGGGCGCCACGATCTGGCTGAAGCTGGGCGGTGTGGAACACGTGACCGTGGTCGACGTCATCCCCGAGCGCCTGGAGACCGCGCTGGCGGTCGGCGCCGACGCGGTCGTCGACTCCGCCACGGAGGACCTCACGGGCCGGCTGAAGGAGCTGCACGGCGAGGCCGCGAACGCGCTCGGACAACCACGGGTCGGCACCGACGTCTACATCGACGCCGCGGGAGCGCCGGCGGTCTTCGACTCCGTGATCGCCAACGCCAAGTGGCACGCCAAGCTCGTCATGGTCGCCGTACAGAAGATGGGCGAGGTGGATCTCGGCGGCATGCTGCGCAGTGAGCTCACCCTCATCGCGTCGCAGGGGTATCCGACGGAGATCTTCGAGGTCACGGCGGAGCTGGTGGAGCACCGGGAGCGGTTCGCGAAGCTGATCAGTCACCGGGTGCCGTTCTCCGAGGTCGGCCGTGCGTTCGAGCTCGCGCTGACTCCCGGGGCCGCGGAGAAGGTCGTCGTCACCTTCGGCGAAGCATCACACCTCTGA
- a CDS encoding MFS transporter → MSDALARPAEAGSSAPPKPNAVVAVLALAGIVVSLMQTLVIPIVPELPKLLNAEPSDTAWAVTATLLAAAVATPVVGRLGDMFGKRRMLLLSIVLLVSGSLVCGLADSLVPMIVGRALQGLAAAVVPLGISIMRDALPADRLAGSTALMSASLGVGGALGLPAAAFIADNWNWHILFWVSAALGAVTFVLVLLIVPESKLRAGGRFDLVGSLGLSAGLVSLLLTVSKGGDWGWTSGTTLGLGAAAVVILLSWGWWELRSPQPLVDLRTTAKPQVLFTNLASIALGFSMFAMSLVLPQLLQLPEQTGYGLGRSMLTVGLVLAPQGLVMMAMSAVSAGVTKTKGPKVTLMIGALIVAAGYGLNIVLMSEVWHLVLVSCVIGAGIGFTYGALPALIMGAVDPTQTGAANSLNTLMRSLGTSFASALAGVILARMTTDFGGTALPSENGFKVVMAIGAGAALLAFAVATFIPHRRPATPQPPTDGPTRPTEVGAKA, encoded by the coding sequence ATGTCCGACGCCCTTGCCCGACCCGCCGAAGCGGGGTCGTCAGCCCCGCCGAAGCCGAACGCCGTGGTGGCGGTCCTGGCCCTGGCCGGAATCGTCGTCTCGCTGATGCAGACCCTGGTCATCCCGATCGTTCCCGAGCTGCCCAAGCTGCTGAACGCGGAGCCCTCCGACACCGCCTGGGCGGTCACCGCGACGCTGCTCGCGGCAGCCGTGGCCACGCCGGTCGTCGGGCGGCTCGGCGACATGTTCGGCAAGCGCCGGATGCTGCTGCTCAGCATCGTGCTGCTGGTCTCCGGTTCGCTGGTCTGCGGCCTCGCCGACTCCCTCGTCCCGATGATCGTCGGACGTGCTCTGCAGGGTCTGGCCGCCGCGGTCGTGCCGCTCGGCATCAGCATCATGCGGGACGCGCTGCCGGCCGACCGGCTGGCCGGGTCCACCGCGTTGATGAGCGCCTCGCTCGGTGTCGGTGGCGCGCTGGGGCTGCCCGCCGCCGCGTTCATCGCCGACAACTGGAACTGGCACATCCTGTTCTGGGTCTCGGCCGCTCTCGGTGCCGTCACCTTCGTCCTCGTCCTGCTGATCGTGCCCGAGTCCAAGCTGCGCGCCGGGGGCCGGTTCGACCTCGTCGGTTCGCTGGGTCTGTCGGCCGGTCTGGTCTCGCTGCTGCTGACCGTCTCCAAGGGCGGTGACTGGGGCTGGACGAGCGGCACCACGCTCGGTCTCGGCGCCGCCGCGGTCGTGATCCTGCTGTCCTGGGGCTGGTGGGAACTGCGCAGCCCGCAGCCGCTGGTCGACCTCCGGACCACCGCCAAGCCGCAGGTGCTGTTCACCAACCTCGCCTCGATCGCGCTCGGCTTCTCGATGTTCGCGATGTCCCTGGTGCTCCCGCAGCTGCTCCAGCTGCCCGAGCAGACCGGCTACGGCCTCGGCAGGTCCATGCTGACCGTCGGCCTGGTGCTGGCCCCGCAGGGCCTGGTGATGATGGCCATGTCCGCCGTCTCCGCGGGGGTCACCAAGACCAAGGGTCCCAAGGTCACGCTGATGATCGGCGCGCTGATCGTGGCCGCCGGTTACGGGCTCAATATCGTCCTGATGTCCGAGGTCTGGCACCTCGTCCTGGTCTCCTGCGTCATCGGCGCCGGCATCGGCTTCACCTACGGCGCGCTGCCCGCCCTGATCATGGGTGCCGTGGACCCCACCCAGACGGGCGCCGCGAACAGCCTCAACACCTTGATGCGGTCCCTGGGCACCTCCTTCGCCAGCGCTCTCGCCGGGGTGATCCTCGCCCGGATGACCACCGACTTCGGCGGCACCGCGCTGCCCTCGGAAAACGGCTTCAAGGTCGTCATGGCGATCGGGGCGGGGGCGGCGCTGCTCGCCTTCGCCGTAGCGACCTTCATCCCGCACCGGCGGCCCGCCACCCCGCAGCCCCCGACCGACGGACCGACGAGGCCGACGGAGGTCGGCGCCAAGGCGTGA
- a CDS encoding Gfo/Idh/MocA family oxidoreductase yields the protein MTVRVGVIGAGVMGADHVRLLHGFVSSAEVVAVADVDGARARAVASGVPGALVSPDASALIADSRVDAVVVASHDSTHAELTVAAVRAGKPVLCEKPLAPTVAECVEVVREDHKAGGGLVSVGFMRRFDPAYVALKAALGEGRCGRPRVVHCVSRGVTSAPGAVSEFSVTGSSIHEFDVVPWLLDSPVTAVSWHAPEGESAPGLRDPQVMLLHTADGTLTTLETFLNARYGYEVRCEIAGARGALRLADPALVVSSLERNRSTGYPADWRPRFAEAYRLELQAWIDSVDAGRPSPLASARAGLTASAVAEAMIASMRDAGRTVPVSVPAV from the coding sequence ATGACGGTCCGCGTGGGGGTGATCGGGGCCGGGGTGATGGGTGCCGATCATGTGCGGCTGCTGCACGGGTTCGTGTCGTCGGCCGAGGTCGTGGCGGTGGCGGATGTCGACGGGGCGCGAGCGAGGGCCGTCGCGTCCGGTGTGCCGGGGGCGCTCGTCAGCCCCGACGCGTCGGCACTGATCGCCGATTCCCGGGTGGACGCCGTCGTGGTCGCCTCGCACGACTCCACCCACGCCGAGCTGACCGTGGCCGCCGTGCGCGCCGGGAAGCCGGTGCTGTGCGAGAAGCCGCTGGCGCCGACGGTCGCCGAGTGCGTCGAGGTCGTGCGTGAGGACCACAAGGCGGGCGGCGGGCTCGTGTCGGTGGGGTTCATGCGGCGGTTCGACCCGGCGTACGTCGCGCTGAAGGCCGCGCTGGGAGAGGGCCGGTGCGGTCGGCCCAGGGTGGTGCACTGTGTGAGCCGGGGTGTGACCTCGGCACCGGGCGCGGTCAGCGAGTTCAGCGTCACCGGGTCGTCGATCCACGAGTTCGACGTCGTGCCGTGGCTGCTGGACTCACCCGTCACCGCGGTGTCGTGGCACGCGCCCGAGGGCGAGTCCGCTCCCGGTCTGCGCGACCCCCAGGTGATGCTCCTGCACACCGCCGACGGCACGCTCACCACCCTCGAGACCTTCCTCAACGCCCGCTACGGGTACGAGGTCCGCTGCGAGATCGCCGGCGCGCGGGGCGCGCTGCGGCTGGCCGATCCCGCGCTGGTCGTGAGTTCTCTGGAACGGAACCGGTCCACCGGATATCCGGCCGACTGGCGGCCCCGGTTCGCCGAGGCCTACCGGCTGGAGCTGCAGGCGTGGATCGACTCGGTCGACGCCGGACGGCCCTCGCCGCTGGCGTCCGCGCGTGCGGGGCTGACCGCGTCCGCGGTCGCCGAGGCGATGATCGCGTCGATGCGCGACGCGGGCCGGACCGTGCCCGTGTCCGTACCGGCCGTGTGA
- a CDS encoding Gfo/Idh/MocA family oxidoreductase, which yields MTTLPAPRTPDPMAAPALNWGVLGTGWIAERFIGSVQRHTRQRFTAVASRDAARAEAFAARHGITRGYGSYEELVAAADVDVVYVATEHTAHLACARLALEAGKHVLVEKPLGLNAAQGAEIAELAASRGLFCAEALWTFFLPRFDVVRQVLDSGMLGEVRSVLADLGEYFDPAGGHRILRADLAGGPLLDLGTYPLSLATWVLGPAENVQASGQAHPSGVNGQIGAVLDGRAVVHTTLFSDTPSTAVIAGTEGTLQLPGPFYQPGDVVFGPAGGGPPLTYTEPRTGHDGLHFEAAEAARCIRAGLVETPLRPLPESVATLRVMDEIRRRCGIVFPGEQPDRTRGGTAT from the coding sequence GTGACGACACTTCCCGCGCCCCGCACCCCCGACCCCATGGCCGCGCCCGCCCTCAACTGGGGTGTCCTCGGAACGGGTTGGATCGCGGAGCGGTTCATCGGTTCGGTACAGCGGCACACGCGGCAGCGGTTCACCGCCGTGGCCTCGCGCGATGCCGCCCGGGCGGAGGCGTTCGCCGCACGGCACGGGATCACCCGCGGATACGGCTCGTACGAGGAGCTGGTGGCCGCCGCCGACGTCGATGTCGTGTACGTCGCCACCGAGCACACCGCCCATCTCGCCTGTGCGCGACTGGCGTTGGAGGCGGGCAAGCACGTCCTGGTCGAGAAGCCGCTCGGCCTGAACGCGGCGCAGGGGGCGGAGATCGCCGAACTCGCCGCCTCACGTGGGCTGTTCTGTGCCGAGGCGTTGTGGACGTTCTTCCTGCCGCGCTTCGATGTCGTACGGCAGGTGCTCGACTCCGGGATGCTCGGCGAGGTGCGCTCCGTGCTGGCCGACCTGGGTGAGTACTTCGACCCCGCCGGGGGTCATCGCATCCTCCGTGCCGATCTCGCCGGTGGACCACTGCTCGATCTCGGTACCTACCCACTGTCGCTGGCCACCTGGGTGCTGGGCCCCGCGGAGAATGTGCAGGCTTCGGGGCAGGCGCACCCCTCGGGGGTGAACGGACAGATCGGTGCCGTCCTGGACGGGCGGGCCGTCGTTCACACCACGCTGTTCAGTGACACTCCGAGCACGGCGGTGATCGCGGGGACCGAGGGAACCCTCCAGCTGCCGGGGCCCTTCTACCAGCCCGGTGACGTGGTGTTCGGCCCGGCCGGAGGGGGCCCTCCACTGACGTACACCGAACCCCGTACGGGCCACGACGGCCTGCACTTCGAGGCCGCCGAGGCGGCCCGCTGCATCCGGGCCGGCCTCGTCGAGACGCCGCTGCGACCGCTCCCCGAGTCGGTCGCCACGCTGCGGGTGATGGATGAGATCAGGAGACGGTGCGGGATCGTCTTCCCCGGCGAACAGCCGGACCGGACCCGCGGTGGGACAGCGACCTAG
- a CDS encoding Gfo/Idh/MocA family oxidoreductase, whose translation MVDTLGVAVVGFGWMGRVHSQAYARVPHHYPALPLRAELVTVAEDGPGRAEEAAAQFGFASATRDWREVAADPRVQAVSITAPNFLHREIGVAMAEAGKHIWIEKPVGLTAEDARAVADAAARTGVRSAVGFNYRNAPAVETARELIASGEIGTVTHVRVRLFSDYAAHPQGALTWRYERERGGSGVLGDLASHGADLARFLLGDIASLTADTAIFVPERARPTGATAGHTLATGELGPVENEDYVNCLLRFTSGARGVLEACRVSVGEQNNYGFEVHGTKGAVFWDFRRMGELGISRGTGYQDQPVSTVHVGPGDGEFGAFQPGAANAMGYDDLKVVEAYRFLRSVAEGTSYGATLEDAVHSAAVLDAMSRSAESRAWVEVSA comes from the coding sequence ATGGTCGATACGCTCGGTGTCGCCGTCGTCGGATTCGGCTGGATGGGGCGGGTGCACTCCCAGGCCTACGCCCGTGTCCCGCACCACTACCCCGCACTCCCGCTGCGCGCCGAACTCGTGACCGTCGCCGAGGACGGGCCGGGACGGGCCGAGGAGGCCGCCGCGCAGTTCGGGTTCGCCTCGGCGACCCGCGACTGGCGCGAGGTCGCCGCCGACCCGCGCGTCCAGGCCGTCAGCATCACCGCGCCCAACTTCCTGCACCGCGAGATCGGCGTCGCGATGGCCGAGGCCGGCAAACACATCTGGATCGAGAAGCCGGTCGGCCTCACCGCCGAGGACGCCCGCGCGGTGGCCGACGCGGCGGCCCGGACCGGCGTGCGGAGCGCGGTCGGCTTCAACTACCGCAACGCACCCGCCGTCGAGACCGCACGCGAGCTGATCGCCTCCGGGGAGATCGGCACGGTCACCCATGTCCGCGTCCGGCTCTTCAGCGACTACGCGGCCCACCCGCAGGGCGCCCTGACCTGGCGTTACGAGCGTGAACGCGGCGGCAGCGGAGTGCTCGGAGACCTCGCCTCGCACGGCGCCGACCTGGCCCGCTTCCTCCTCGGCGACATCGCTTCCCTCACGGCCGACACCGCGATCTTCGTGCCCGAGCGCGCCCGCCCCACCGGGGCCACCGCCGGGCACACCCTGGCGACCGGAGAGCTCGGCCCCGTCGAGAACGAGGACTACGTCAACTGCCTGCTGCGCTTCACCTCCGGTGCCCGGGGCGTCCTGGAGGCCTGCCGGGTCTCGGTCGGCGAGCAGAACAACTACGGCTTCGAGGTGCACGGCACGAAGGGCGCGGTGTTCTGGGACTTCCGCCGCATGGGTGAGCTGGGCATCAGCCGCGGCACCGGCTATCAGGACCAGCCCGTCAGCACGGTGCATGTCGGCCCGGGCGACGGCGAGTTCGGCGCCTTCCAGCCGGGCGCGGCCAACGCCATGGGCTATGACGACCTGAAGGTCGTGGAGGCGTACCGCTTCCTGCGTTCGGTCGCCGAGGGCACGTCGTACGGGGCCACTTTGGAGGACGCCGTGCACAGCGCCGCCGTACTGGACGCCATGTCCCGGTCCGCGGAAAGCCGTGCCTGGGTGGAGGTGTCGGCATGA
- a CDS encoding LacI family DNA-binding transcriptional regulator codes for MRPPTIRDVADRAGVSKSLVSLVLRGSDQVRPEKREAVLRAVRELGYRPNAAARSLSEQRTRTVGVLLNDLRNPWFVDLLDGLNSLLHDNGLRMLLADARLNRRTGQDPAGPFLDLGVDGLIVVGTLPDPAALGAVAERLPVVVAGAREPSLPGVDVVANDDERGARLVTEHLIGLGHRRVAHIAGYGAVGELRRHSFEATMRAHGLAEESVVEASDMTEEGGYRTTVRLLSRPDRPTAVFAFNDIAAIGAVSAAEELGLSVPRDLSVVGYDNTSIARLRHVWLTTVDNASHEVGRRAARCLLDRFEGRGGEGRTDLAAPVLEIRGTTAGPLTG; via the coding sequence ATGAGACCGCCGACGATCCGTGATGTGGCCGACCGGGCCGGTGTCTCGAAGTCGCTGGTCTCACTCGTGCTGCGCGGCTCCGACCAGGTGCGCCCGGAGAAGCGGGAGGCCGTGCTGCGGGCCGTGCGCGAGCTCGGCTACCGTCCGAACGCCGCCGCCCGCAGCCTCAGCGAGCAGCGCACCCGCACGGTCGGGGTCCTGCTGAACGACCTGCGCAACCCCTGGTTCGTGGACCTGCTCGACGGTCTGAACTCCCTGCTCCACGACAACGGCCTGCGTATGCTCCTGGCCGACGCCCGTCTCAACCGCCGTACCGGACAGGATCCGGCCGGTCCCTTCCTGGACCTCGGGGTGGACGGTCTGATCGTGGTCGGCACGCTGCCCGACCCCGCCGCGCTCGGGGCGGTGGCCGAGCGGCTCCCGGTGGTCGTGGCGGGTGCGCGCGAGCCCAGCCTGCCGGGGGTGGACGTCGTCGCCAACGACGACGAGCGCGGCGCCCGCCTGGTCACCGAGCACCTGATCGGCCTCGGACACCGCCGCGTCGCGCACATCGCGGGGTACGGGGCGGTCGGCGAGCTGCGCCGGCACAGCTTCGAGGCGACGATGCGGGCGCACGGCCTCGCGGAGGAGTCGGTCGTCGAGGCGAGTGACATGACCGAGGAGGGCGGCTACCGCACGACGGTCCGGCTGCTGAGCCGCCCCGACCGGCCGACGGCCGTCTTCGCCTTCAACGACATCGCCGCGATCGGCGCGGTGTCGGCCGCGGAGGAACTCGGCCTGAGCGTGCCGCGCGACCTGTCCGTCGTCGGCTACGACAACACGAGCATCGCCCGGCTCCGCCATGTCTGGCTCACCACCGTCGACAACGCCAGTCACGAGGTCGGCCGCCGGGCCGCGCGGTGCCTGCTCGACCGGTTCGAGGGGCGTGGGGGAGAGGGGCGCACGGATCTTGCCGCGCCGGTGCTGGAGATCCGGGGGACGACGGCGGGCCCGCTCACAGGTTGA
- a CDS encoding cupin domain-containing protein — translation MDHSFVLHIPDTELESEPLAREQIVSGTPEVTGKVVWESEDGRQLRGIWQITPGVVTDTEADELFVVISGSATIEVEGGPTLKVGPGDMAVLREGDRTTWTVHETLRKAYAINL, via the coding sequence ATGGACCACAGCTTCGTACTCCACATCCCCGACACCGAGCTCGAATCCGAGCCTCTCGCGCGGGAGCAGATCGTCTCGGGGACGCCCGAGGTGACCGGAAAGGTGGTCTGGGAGTCGGAGGACGGACGGCAGCTCCGCGGCATCTGGCAGATCACGCCCGGAGTCGTCACCGACACGGAGGCGGACGAGCTGTTCGTCGTGATCAGCGGGTCGGCGACGATCGAGGTCGAGGGCGGGCCGACGCTGAAGGTGGGGCCGGGCGACATGGCCGTACTGCGTGAGGGCGACCGTACGACGTGGACCGTGCACGAGACACTGCGGAAGGCGTACGCGATCAACCTGTGA